Proteins from one Rosa chinensis cultivar Old Blush chromosome 7, RchiOBHm-V2, whole genome shotgun sequence genomic window:
- the LOC112180490 gene encoding phosphoglycerate mutase-like protein AT74H, whose product MAVTQLCSSASLFYMSCFPKNATLSSPIQFSQQRVVSFNTVICCASPRDTIEHSGNGFGGLPEKLYSHRESGTSSSTSTSINKVAPPRPRRIILVRHGQSEGNVDESVYTRVSDPKIRLTEKGMADAEECGKRIREMIEKDKVHDWKVYFYVSPYRRTVETLKGLGKAFERSRIAGMREEPRLREQDFGNFQDREKMRLDKAMRMLYGRFFYRFPNGESAADVYDRITGFRETLKSDIDVGRFQPPGERNSNINLVIVSHGLTLRVFLMRWYKWTVEQFDGLNNFGNGSMVVMERGYGGRYSLSIHHTEEELREFGFSNEMIVDQEWQKYARIGELNYDCPTLNSFFTHFGEDD is encoded by the exons ATGGCAGTGACTCAATTGTGCTCTTCTGCTTCCTTGTTTTACATGTCCTGCTTCCCCAAAAATGCGACTCTTTCTTCACCTATCCAATTTTCTCAACAAAGGGTTGTTAGTTTTAATACAGTTATATGCTGTGCGAGCCCCAGGGATACTATTGAACATTCTGGTAATGGGTTTGGTGGTCTTCCTGAAAAACTGTACTCTCATAGAGAATCAGGTACTAGTAGTAGTACTAGTACTAGTATTAATAAAGTTGCACCTCCAAGGCCTCGCCGGATCATTTTGGTTCGGCATGGGCAGAGTGAAGGAAATGTGGATGAGAGCGTCTACACTAGAGTTTCTGATCCAAAGATCCGATTGACCGAGAAAGGTATGGCTGATGCTGAGGAATGCGGGAAGAGGATCAGGGAGATGATTGAAAAAGACAAAGTGCATGATTGGAAGGTCTACTTCTATGTGTCTCCTTATAGAAGAACAGTTGAAACACTCAAGGGGTTAGGGAAAGCATTTGAGCGCTCAAGAATTGCTGGCATGAGAGAAGAACCTCGCCTAAGAGAGCAAGATTTTG GGAATTTTCAGGATAGGGAGAAGATGAGACTTGATAAAGCTATGCGTATGCTTTACGGTCGATTCTTTTACCGGTTTCCTAATGGGGAATCTGCAGCTGATGTTTATGATAGGATTACAG GATTCAGAGAAACATTGAAATCGGATATTGATGTGGGAAGGTTTCAGCCACCAGGGGAGAGAAATTCAAACATCAACTTGGTGATAGTTTCGCATGGCCTAACGCTGAGAGTGTTTCTGATGAGATGGTACAAGTGGACAGTGGAGCAGTTTGATGGCCTCAACAACTTTGGTAATGGAAGCATGGTTGTTATGGAAAGAGGCTACGGTGGAAG GTACAGCTTGTCAATACACCACACAGAAGAAGAGCTAAGAGAGTTTGGATTCTCGAACGAAATGATAGTTGATCAGGAATG GCAAAAATATGCAAGAATTGGAGAGCTGAACTATGATTGTCCAACGCTAAACTCCTTCTTCACCCACTTTGGTGAAGATGATTGA
- the LOC112180491 gene encoding phosphoglycerate mutase-like protein AT74H isoform X4 yields the protein MAMTHPCFSASSFYISCFPKNATLSWPIQVSQQRVYDFNKIQACAIPRDIIEHSGNGFAGFPQKDYSHKESGTSTSKTKSPPPRPRRIILVRHGQSEGNVDEGVYTRVSDPKIGLTEKGVVDAEKCGRRIREMIEEDQVHNWKVYFYVSPYKRAVDTLKGLGKSFERSRIVGMREEPRLREQDFGNFQDREKMRVEKAIRMRYGRFFYRFPNGESAADVYDRITGFRETLKSDIDVGRFQPPGQRNPNINLVIVSHGLTLRVFLMRWYKWTVEQFERLNNFSNGSMVVMERGYGGRDIRKPYTNYKRKLNSKDIMKISASIDSPACDEISRRRRRRLRRRAAEDE from the exons ATGGCAATGACTCATCCATGCTTTTCTGCTTCCTCGTTTTACATTTCTTGCTTCCCCAAAAATGCAACTCTTTCTTGGCCTATCCAAGTTTCTCAACAAAGGGTCTATGATTTTAATAAAATCCAAGCCTGTGCAATCCCCAGGGATATCATTGAACATTCTGGTAATGGGTTTGCTGGTTTTCCTCAAAAGGATTACTCTCATAAAGAATCAGGTACTAGTACCAGTAAAACTAAAAGTCCACCTCCAAGGCCTCGGCGAATAATTCTGGTTCGGCATGGGCAGAGTGAAGGAAATGTGGATGAGGGAGTTTACACAAGAGTTTCTGATCCAAAGATTGGATTGACAGAGAAAGGTGTGGTAGATGCTGAGAAATGTGGGAGGAGGATCAGGGAGatgattgaggaagaccaagtgCATAATTGGAAGGTCTATTTTTATGTTTCTCCTTATAAAAGAGCAGTTGACACACtcaagggtttagggaaatCATTTGAGCGCTCAAGAATTGTTGGCATGAGAGAAGAACCTCGCTTAAGAGAGCAAGATTTTG GGAATTTTCAGGATAGGGAGAAGATGAGAGTGGAGAAAGCTATCCGCATGCGTTATGGTCGGTTCTTTTACCGGTTTCCTAATGGGGAATCTGCAGCTGATGTTTATGACAGAATCacag GATTCAGAGAAACACTGAAATCGGATATTGACGTGGGACGGTTTCAGCCACCAGGGCAGAGAAACCCAAACATCAACTTGGTGATAGTTTCACACGGCTTAACTCTGAGGGTGTTTCTGATGAGATGGTATAAATGGACAGTGGAGCAGTTTGAGAGACTGAACAACTTTAGTAATGGAAGCATGGTCGTTATGGAACGAGGCTATGGTGGAAG AGATATCAGGAAACCCTACACTAATTACAAAAGGAAATTAAACTCCAAGGATATTATGAAAATTAGTGCGAGTATCGATTCTCCTGCATGTGACGAGatctcaagaagaagaagaagaagattaagaAGAAGAGCAGCCGAGGATGAGTGA
- the LOC112180491 gene encoding phosphoglycerate mutase-like protein AT74H isoform X2, whose product MAMTHPCFSASSFYISCFPKNATLSWPIQVSQQRVYDFNKIQACAIPRDIIEHSGNGFAGFPQKDYSHKESGTSTSKTKSPPPRPRRIILVRHGQSEGNVDEGVYTRVSDPKIGLTEKGVVDAEKCGRRIREMIEEDQVHNWKVYFYVSPYKRAVDTLKGLGKSFERSRIVGMREEPRLREQDFGNFQDREKMRVEKAIRMRYGRFFYRFPNGESAADVYDRITGFRETLKSDIDVGRFQPPGQRNPNINLVIVSHGLTLRVFLMRWYKWTVEQFERLNNFSNGSMVVMERGYGGSLSVHHEEEELREFGLSDEMLTDQEWQKYAKPGELNYDCPTLNSFFTHFGEDDDGAAEDEEY is encoded by the exons ATGGCAATGACTCATCCATGCTTTTCTGCTTCCTCGTTTTACATTTCTTGCTTCCCCAAAAATGCAACTCTTTCTTGGCCTATCCAAGTTTCTCAACAAAGGGTCTATGATTTTAATAAAATCCAAGCCTGTGCAATCCCCAGGGATATCATTGAACATTCTGGTAATGGGTTTGCTGGTTTTCCTCAAAAGGATTACTCTCATAAAGAATCAGGTACTAGTACCAGTAAAACTAAAAGTCCACCTCCAAGGCCTCGGCGAATAATTCTGGTTCGGCATGGGCAGAGTGAAGGAAATGTGGATGAGGGAGTTTACACAAGAGTTTCTGATCCAAAGATTGGATTGACAGAGAAAGGTGTGGTAGATGCTGAGAAATGTGGGAGGAGGATCAGGGAGatgattgaggaagaccaagtgCATAATTGGAAGGTCTATTTTTATGTTTCTCCTTATAAAAGAGCAGTTGACACACtcaagggtttagggaaatCATTTGAGCGCTCAAGAATTGTTGGCATGAGAGAAGAACCTCGCTTAAGAGAGCAAGATTTTG GGAATTTTCAGGATAGGGAGAAGATGAGAGTGGAGAAAGCTATCCGCATGCGTTATGGTCGGTTCTTTTACCGGTTTCCTAATGGGGAATCTGCAGCTGATGTTTATGACAGAATCacag GATTCAGAGAAACACTGAAATCGGATATTGACGTGGGACGGTTTCAGCCACCAGGGCAGAGAAACCCAAACATCAACTTGGTGATAGTTTCACACGGCTTAACTCTGAGGGTGTTTCTGATGAGATGGTATAAATGGACAGTGGAGCAGTTTGAGAGACTGAACAACTTTAGTAATGGAAGCATGGTCGTTATGGAACGAGGCTATGGTGGAAG TTTGTCAGTGCACCACGAAGAAGAAGAGCTAAGGGAGTTTGGATTGTCAGATGAAATGCTAACTGATCAGGAATG GCAAAAATATGCAAAACCTGGGGAGCTGAACTATGACTGCCCAACGCTAAATTCCTTCTTCACCCACTTTGGTGAAGACGATGATGGTGCAGCTGAGGACGAGGAGTACTAG
- the LOC112180491 gene encoding phosphoglycerate mutase-like protein AT74H isoform X1 has translation MAMTHPCFSASSFYISCFPKNATLSWPIQVSQQRVYDFNKIQACAIPRDIIEHSGNGFAGFPQKDYSHKESGTSTSKTKSPPPRPRRIILVRHGQSEGNVDEGVYTRVSDPKIGLTEKGVVDAEKCGRRIREMIEEDQVHNWKVYFYVSPYKRAVDTLKGLGKSFERSRIVGMREEPRLREQDFGNFQDREKMRVEKAIRMRYGRFFYRFPNGESAADVYDRITGFRETLKSDIDVGRFQPPGQRNPNINLVIVSHGLTLRVFLMRWYKWTVEQFERLNNFSNGSMVVMERGYGGRYSLSVHHEEEELREFGLSDEMLTDQEWQKYAKPGELNYDCPTLNSFFTHFGEDDDGAAEDEEY, from the exons ATGGCAATGACTCATCCATGCTTTTCTGCTTCCTCGTTTTACATTTCTTGCTTCCCCAAAAATGCAACTCTTTCTTGGCCTATCCAAGTTTCTCAACAAAGGGTCTATGATTTTAATAAAATCCAAGCCTGTGCAATCCCCAGGGATATCATTGAACATTCTGGTAATGGGTTTGCTGGTTTTCCTCAAAAGGATTACTCTCATAAAGAATCAGGTACTAGTACCAGTAAAACTAAAAGTCCACCTCCAAGGCCTCGGCGAATAATTCTGGTTCGGCATGGGCAGAGTGAAGGAAATGTGGATGAGGGAGTTTACACAAGAGTTTCTGATCCAAAGATTGGATTGACAGAGAAAGGTGTGGTAGATGCTGAGAAATGTGGGAGGAGGATCAGGGAGatgattgaggaagaccaagtgCATAATTGGAAGGTCTATTTTTATGTTTCTCCTTATAAAAGAGCAGTTGACACACtcaagggtttagggaaatCATTTGAGCGCTCAAGAATTGTTGGCATGAGAGAAGAACCTCGCTTAAGAGAGCAAGATTTTG GGAATTTTCAGGATAGGGAGAAGATGAGAGTGGAGAAAGCTATCCGCATGCGTTATGGTCGGTTCTTTTACCGGTTTCCTAATGGGGAATCTGCAGCTGATGTTTATGACAGAATCacag GATTCAGAGAAACACTGAAATCGGATATTGACGTGGGACGGTTTCAGCCACCAGGGCAGAGAAACCCAAACATCAACTTGGTGATAGTTTCACACGGCTTAACTCTGAGGGTGTTTCTGATGAGATGGTATAAATGGACAGTGGAGCAGTTTGAGAGACTGAACAACTTTAGTAATGGAAGCATGGTCGTTATGGAACGAGGCTATGGTGGAAG GTACAGTTTGTCAGTGCACCACGAAGAAGAAGAGCTAAGGGAGTTTGGATTGTCAGATGAAATGCTAACTGATCAGGAATG GCAAAAATATGCAAAACCTGGGGAGCTGAACTATGACTGCCCAACGCTAAATTCCTTCTTCACCCACTTTGGTGAAGACGATGATGGTGCAGCTGAGGACGAGGAGTACTAG
- the LOC112180491 gene encoding phosphoglycerate mutase-like protein AT74H isoform X5: MAMTHPCFSASSFYISCFPKNATLSWPIQVSQQRVYDFNKIQACAIPRDIIEHSGNGFAGFPQKDYSHKESGTSTSKTKSPPPRPRRIILVRHGQSEGNVDEGVYTRVSDPKIGLTEKGVVDAEKCGRRIREMIEEDQVHNWKVYFYVSPYKRAVDTLKGLGKSFERSRIVGMREEPRLREQDFGNFQDREKMRVEKAIRMRYGRFFYRFPNGESAADVYDRITGFRETLKSDIDVGRFQPPGQRNPNINLVIVSHGLTLRVFLMRWYKWTVEQFERLNNFSNGSMVVMERGYGGRKVSEISGNPTLITKGN; the protein is encoded by the exons ATGGCAATGACTCATCCATGCTTTTCTGCTTCCTCGTTTTACATTTCTTGCTTCCCCAAAAATGCAACTCTTTCTTGGCCTATCCAAGTTTCTCAACAAAGGGTCTATGATTTTAATAAAATCCAAGCCTGTGCAATCCCCAGGGATATCATTGAACATTCTGGTAATGGGTTTGCTGGTTTTCCTCAAAAGGATTACTCTCATAAAGAATCAGGTACTAGTACCAGTAAAACTAAAAGTCCACCTCCAAGGCCTCGGCGAATAATTCTGGTTCGGCATGGGCAGAGTGAAGGAAATGTGGATGAGGGAGTTTACACAAGAGTTTCTGATCCAAAGATTGGATTGACAGAGAAAGGTGTGGTAGATGCTGAGAAATGTGGGAGGAGGATCAGGGAGatgattgaggaagaccaagtgCATAATTGGAAGGTCTATTTTTATGTTTCTCCTTATAAAAGAGCAGTTGACACACtcaagggtttagggaaatCATTTGAGCGCTCAAGAATTGTTGGCATGAGAGAAGAACCTCGCTTAAGAGAGCAAGATTTTG GGAATTTTCAGGATAGGGAGAAGATGAGAGTGGAGAAAGCTATCCGCATGCGTTATGGTCGGTTCTTTTACCGGTTTCCTAATGGGGAATCTGCAGCTGATGTTTATGACAGAATCacag GATTCAGAGAAACACTGAAATCGGATATTGACGTGGGACGGTTTCAGCCACCAGGGCAGAGAAACCCAAACATCAACTTGGTGATAGTTTCACACGGCTTAACTCTGAGGGTGTTTCTGATGAGATGGTATAAATGGACAGTGGAGCAGTTTGAGAGACTGAACAACTTTAGTAATGGAAGCATGGTCGTTATGGAACGAGGCTATGGTGGAAG GAAAGTTTCAGAGATATCAGGAAACCCTACACTAATTACAAAAGGAAATTAA
- the LOC112180491 gene encoding phosphoglycerate mutase-like protein AT74H isoform X3, translating into MAMTHPCFSASSFYISCFPKNATLSWPIQVSQQRVYDFNKIQACAIPRDIIEHSGNGFAGFPQKDYSHKESGTSTSKTKSPPPRPRRIILVRHGQSEGNVDEGVYTRVSDPKIGLTEKGVVDAEKCGRRIREMIEEDQVHNWKVYFYVSPYKRAVDTLKGLGKSFERSRIVGMREEPRLREQDFGNFQDREKMRVEKAIRMRYGRFFYRFPNGESAADVYDRITGFRETLKSDIDVGRFQPPGQRNPNINLVIVSHGLTLRVFLMRWYKWTVEQFERLNNFSNGSMVVMERGYGGSFRDIRKPYTNYKRKLNSKDIMKISASIDSPACDEISRRRRRRLRRRAAEDE; encoded by the exons ATGGCAATGACTCATCCATGCTTTTCTGCTTCCTCGTTTTACATTTCTTGCTTCCCCAAAAATGCAACTCTTTCTTGGCCTATCCAAGTTTCTCAACAAAGGGTCTATGATTTTAATAAAATCCAAGCCTGTGCAATCCCCAGGGATATCATTGAACATTCTGGTAATGGGTTTGCTGGTTTTCCTCAAAAGGATTACTCTCATAAAGAATCAGGTACTAGTACCAGTAAAACTAAAAGTCCACCTCCAAGGCCTCGGCGAATAATTCTGGTTCGGCATGGGCAGAGTGAAGGAAATGTGGATGAGGGAGTTTACACAAGAGTTTCTGATCCAAAGATTGGATTGACAGAGAAAGGTGTGGTAGATGCTGAGAAATGTGGGAGGAGGATCAGGGAGatgattgaggaagaccaagtgCATAATTGGAAGGTCTATTTTTATGTTTCTCCTTATAAAAGAGCAGTTGACACACtcaagggtttagggaaatCATTTGAGCGCTCAAGAATTGTTGGCATGAGAGAAGAACCTCGCTTAAGAGAGCAAGATTTTG GGAATTTTCAGGATAGGGAGAAGATGAGAGTGGAGAAAGCTATCCGCATGCGTTATGGTCGGTTCTTTTACCGGTTTCCTAATGGGGAATCTGCAGCTGATGTTTATGACAGAATCacag GATTCAGAGAAACACTGAAATCGGATATTGACGTGGGACGGTTTCAGCCACCAGGGCAGAGAAACCCAAACATCAACTTGGTGATAGTTTCACACGGCTTAACTCTGAGGGTGTTTCTGATGAGATGGTATAAATGGACAGTGGAGCAGTTTGAGAGACTGAACAACTTTAGTAATGGAAGCATGGTCGTTATGGAACGAGGCTATGGTGGAAG TTTCAGAGATATCAGGAAACCCTACACTAATTACAAAAGGAAATTAAACTCCAAGGATATTATGAAAATTAGTGCGAGTATCGATTCTCCTGCATGTGACGAGatctcaagaagaagaagaagaagattaagaAGAAGAGCAGCCGAGGATGAGTGA
- the LOC112178753 gene encoding BTB/POZ domain-containing protein At1g63850: MATATSTSTTTAAAALKAHPHQQPPTKPRRRNNNNNPTRKLDPPTIVSPENSWCCPASKPIPTHSRRGGLPIDPTGELDPVEDYPSPNSSPSSSFRIRFSPGSLSPVMDFTPALSNGHNDSYNSSFTRFNSMLNAGLLNPMSPPPPRSSPTLFEMMASEPEMANPKPAQIHQNGVAPPPRTTHMGLVQDKQALMMQRVSDLLGSRSPGNQFNDQTNSDIKLTLSSKDGFSVSMSLHRPILIAHSRFFAVKLSDRWVKQQRTTPSSSPPYNVEIADCDDVEVYIEALRLMYCKDLRKRLMKEDVPKVLGILKVSAAIGFDAGVLSCLEYLEAAPWAEEEEEKVASLLSELRLEGVGAGEVLKRVSLEVANGTEEGNDNEEVLVKLLHVVLEGKDEKARREMKGLVTKMLRENSSHNELRKESLYSACDGCLQLLCHHFSRAAEADLKDVGQIARQADNLHWILDILIDRQMAEDFLKTWASQTELSESHSKVAAVHRYEVSRVTARLFVGIGKGQLLASKDVRFLLLRTWLVPFYDDFGWMRRASKGLDRHLIEDGLSNTILTLPLAWQQEILLAWFNRFLNSGEDCPNIQRGFEVWWRRSFWRRNGEQERPRPLRITAATIEKQ, encoded by the exons atgGCAACAGCCACATCTACTAGTACTactactgctgctgctgctctCAAAGCTCACCCCCATCAACAACCACCCACCAAACCCAGACGccgcaacaacaacaacaacccgACCCGGAAGCTCGACCCGCCGACGATTGTCTCCCCCGAGAACTCCTGGTGCTGTCCTGCCTCAAAACCAATCCCGACCCATTCCCGCCGAGGCGGACTACCCATTGACCCGACCGGCGAGCTCGACCCGGTTGAGGACTACCCATCTCCGAATTCCTCGCCGTCGTCGTCGTTCAGGATCCGGTTCTCTCCGGGGAGCTTATCCCCAGTCATGGACTTCACTCCGGCTTTGAGCAACGGTCACAACGATTCGTATAACTCGAGCTTCACTCGGTTCAATAGTATGCTCAATGCGGGTCTGCTGAACCCAAtgtcgccgccgccgccgcggTCCAGCCCGACCCTCTTCGAAATGATGGCCAGCGAGCCCGAAATGGCCAACCCGAAACCCGCCCAGATCCACCAAAACGGCGTCGCGCCGCCGCCGAGGACTACTCACATGGGTTTGGTCCAGGACAAGCAGGCGCTGATGATGCAGCGGGTTTCGGACCTCTTGGGTTCCCGGAGCCCCGGGAACCAGTTCAATGACCAGACCAACAGTGACATCAAGCTGACGTTGAGCTCCAAGGACGGGTTCAGCGTCTCGATGAGTCTGCACCGTCCGATTCTCATCGCGCACAGCCGGTTTTTCGCCGTGAAGCTCTCGGACAGGTGGGTCAAGCAGCAGAGAACGACGCCGTCTTCGTCGCCGCCGTACAATGTGGAGATTGCTGACTGTGATGACGTGGAGGTTTATATTGAGGCTTTGAGGTTGATGTATTGTAAGGATCTGAGGAAGAGACTAATGAAGGAGGACGTTCCTAAAGTGCTTGGGATTTTGAAg GTTTCGGCGGCAATTGGGTTTGATGCTGGTGTTTTATCTTGTTTGGAGTACTTGGAGGCGGCGCCGTGggctgaggaagaagaggagaaggTGGCATCGCTGTTGTCGGAGCTGCGGCTTGAAGGTGTTGGAGCCGGGGAAGTGTTGAAGAGGGTGTCGTTGGAAGTGGCTAATGGGACTGAGGAGGGTAATGACAATGAAGAAGTTTTAGTAAAGCTTCTCCATGTGGTTCTTGAAGGAAAGGATGAGAAGGCAAGGCGCGAGATGAAAGGATTGGTGACTAAGATGCTTCGTGAGAATTCGTCTCATAATGAACTCCGGAAAGAGTCGTTGTACTCGGCTTGTGATGGGTGTCTGCAATTGCTTTGCCACCATTTTTCTCGGGCAGCAGAGGCAGACTTGAAGGATGTGGGACAGATTGCAAGGCAAGCGGATAATTTGCATTGGATTTTGGATATTTTGATTGACAGACAAATGGCTGAGGATTTCTTGAAGACATGGGCATCTCAAACTGAGTTGTCTGAATCGCATTCTAAAGTGGCTGCAGTTCATAGATATGAGGTTAGCAGAGTTACAGCTCGACTCTTTGTTGGGATTGGAAAGGGTCAGCTGTTGGCTTCCAAGGACGTGAGGTTCTTGCTTTTGCGTACATGGTTGGTGCCATTTTATGATGATTTTGGATGGATGAGGAGGGCATCAAAAGGCCTTGATAGGCACTTGATTGAGGATGGTCTGAGCAACACAATTCTTACCCTGCCTTTAGCATGGCAACAAGAAATTTTGCTTGCTTGGTTTAATCGGTTCTTGAACTCTGGTGAAGATTGCCCAAATATACAAAGAGGATTTGAAGTTTGGTGGAGGCGGTCCTTTTGGAGGCGGAATGGGGAGCAGGAAAGACCACGGCCATTACGAATTACAGCAGCAACCATTGAGAAGCAATAG